The segment TTCGTCGATTTGATTGAGCGCTATGTTGAAGATAACGACATCATTCGCCCAGACGATTTAGTGGTAAAATCTACCGGAGCGAATTCGGCTAATAAACTATACATCATCCAAAACATTGACCGAAAACTGTCGCTTGAAGATATAGCCAAAGCCAAAGGATTTACAATGGATAATTTGTTGAAAGAAATGGAGCAAATAGTCTATTCCGGAACCAAATTAAATATCAGTTATTGGGTAAATGAAATCCTTGACGAAGAACAACAGGAAGAAATTCATGACTATTTTATGGAATCAGAATCAGATAAAATAGAAGATGCCTTAAAGGAGTTTGATGGCGATTATGATATCGAAGAATTGCGTCTGATGCGAATAAAATTTATAAGCGAAGTAGCGAATTAAAGAGAGGTGAGAGCTTCTCTTTTTTATTCAGCATAAATTTCTCCACGATGTGGTTTTAAAGTATCTCTAACAGAAATCATATTCTCATCTGTTACGACCATAAAAGCAATGGCATGTAGTTCGTTTTTGATTTCAAAACCGGTAATGTTTATCGGAAATTTTTCAATGGCGATGTATTCTTTTAAATGAATTTCGTGATGTTCTGCAGTTTTGGCTGAGGCTTCTCCACGAAAATCCCAAATTAGTTTTATTTGTCTGGACATCTCGTTAAAATTTTAAAAATCAGTAGTTTAATTCGTAAAAAATAATACTTTTGCTTTCGTCAAACTAAACAAAAAATCATGAAGCAAAAGTACATTCTTTTTATCTTGTTTTCCTTATTTGTTTTTAAAGGAAATGCCCAAAGCAATTACGCTGTAAATTCAATTCCATTTCAACCATATTCAGGAACATTGTCGCCATTAACAACAGCTGATGACATCTATTCACCGGTAATAACTATGCCGTTTAGTTTCGATTTTTACGGAAACAGTTATACTCAGTTTGTCGTTAGTACCAACGGATATGTTGATTTTAGAACATCATTAGCGGGTCAGTACTCACCTTGGAATGTCGTATATACCATTCCAAATGCTGGATTTGGAACCAAAAATTCCATTTTAGGATGCTATGAAGACTTAAATAATAATAGTACTGGCGCTATCGGAACCATAACTAGCGGAGTTTATGGAACAGCACCTTACAGAAAATTTGTAGTTTATTTTAACAATCAACCTCATTTTCAGTGCAATAGTACAGTTGCGTTGAGCTCTTCTCAAATCATTTTGAGTGAAACCACCAATATAATTGATGTGCAGGTAATTAATAGGACACCATGTTTAGCCTGGCAACAAGGTAGAGGTGTGATTGGTTTAGTTAACCTTGATGGAACTCAAGCCATAGCGCCACCGGGAAGAAACACAGGAAACTGGAGTGCAAACCAGGAAGCTTGGCGTTTCTATCGTCCAGGATATTATCCAAGCTATTCTTTTGTGCGTTGTGATGATGATTCAGATTCATTTGTAACGTTTGATTTAACTGTGGCAGCAAATGATTTATCACCTGCTAATCCTTCTGCCATATCTTTTTTCGAGGATAATGCATTGACAATTCCGGTTGCAAATCCAACAGCCTATATAAATACTTCAAATCCAAGAACGGTTTATGCCAGCGGAAATGGAGCGATAAGATCAGTTATTCTAAGTGTTATCGATTGTAGTATTGATGCTGATAGTGACAGCGTACCTTCGGCAACAGAGGATGTAAATAATGACACCAATTTGGCTAATGATGATACTGATTTAGACGGAATTCCAAATTATTTAGACAATGATGACGATGGTGATTTGGTGTTAACCAGCGTAGAATATGTTTTTGCCAGAGTCAATCCGCGTCAGGTAAATGTTATTTT is part of the Flavobacterium sangjuense genome and harbors:
- a CDS encoding T9SS type A sorting domain-containing protein — its product is MKQKYILFILFSLFVFKGNAQSNYAVNSIPFQPYSGTLSPLTTADDIYSPVITMPFSFDFYGNSYTQFVVSTNGYVDFRTSLAGQYSPWNVVYTIPNAGFGTKNSILGCYEDLNNNSTGAIGTITSGVYGTAPYRKFVVYFNNQPHFQCNSTVALSSSQIILSETTNIIDVQVINRTPCLAWQQGRGVIGLVNLDGTQAIAPPGRNTGNWSANQEAWRFYRPGYYPSYSFVRCDDDSDSFVTFDLTVAANDLSPANPSAISFFEDNALTIPVANPTAYINTSNPRTVYASGNGAIRSVILSVIDCSIDADSDSVPSATEDVNNDTNLANDDTDLDGIPNYLDNDDDGDLVLTSVEYVFARVNPRQVNVILDTDLDGIPNYLDNDDDGDGLLTWREDYNHDGNPGNDDTNSSGTADYLESSVALGVTPVSIDNNSIKVFPNPATNVLNIQNNTDDTNASIEIYSISGAKVKSLKTTQALTTIAVSDLQSGVYFVKVTMNNQVGNYKFIKN